The following coding sequences lie in one Zingiber officinale cultivar Zhangliang chromosome 2B, Zo_v1.1, whole genome shotgun sequence genomic window:
- the LOC122045954 gene encoding disease resistance protein Pik-2-like, which produces METAIATKLVLFSFQSIAGKLGKMLEEEAALLAGVEDDVRYIVAEHKSITSFLTAISSRRKLDVELNNWSQELSEVAYDAEDSIDEFDCRLRSTQGFFKYFLRSIKLLKDRHNIASEIKKLKVQVEDIKRRHDRYFHPNEATISGTATGLDMTDRYSDPRIISHFVEKAQLVGINHSRDKITGWVMDGNCPQLTVISLVGFGGLGKTTLAKTAYDDLIIVEGHFQSRAWITVSQNYNIKELLKKIIRQISVNEKQIRDVSGCQDARLNTEQLLNMMDELQLVQTIRDHLHGKRYLLVLDDVWSIEAWESLSIALPQGIEGSRVIVTTRIEDVAYTSCSHNRQFIFKISPLSPEKSWELFCRKVFDAPDYNCPPELENIGREIVQKCDGLPLAIVTIGGLLASKPDNKFEEWKELRDQFSLEIQTNKKLSKIDQILGLSYNDLPYDLKPCFLFLGIFPEDYEIGRKRLMRRWIAEGIVSDVGCFPAEKVAERCFNELVSRSLVQPSKFNYNGTVKSGRVHDMMLEVIISISRKVNFAVLLNEHPTNLPQYQKIRRLSSHEGSSGLVPNTDLSHLRSFTSFGEDVPPLKDYRKHRLLRAIDLEGCTAVYHFHRKSFSKLFLLKYLSLRNTELSELPDSIGDLQNLEFLDIRGNAIKELPNTIVKLQKLVYLLAGRFCRNPNFINLKVPKEIRKLKGLRAFGTASVDDNVQLLQEIGELVNLEMLSICFGDYDVSHGMLKEINPLLSKLNGSLRSLTIIQSFVNLKKALDEVASPPLLLCKLHIQTILGGLPGWFASLKQVVKITLCNTQLQLQDLQVLRNLHTLVKLVLETRSFVRYEQDLVFDQRWFTNLKFLKIRRQCVSFGEGTLQSLEILKMSFFFPGWSIKGIEHLHGLKEIHVDTSDMHIKEMVKNIAANHSNRPKCFAITNRFA; this is translated from the coding sequence ATGGAGACAGCGATAGCTACGAAGCTTGTGCTCTTCTCCTTTCAATCCATTGCAGGAAAActagggaagatgctagaggaagaAGCTGCGTTGCTGGCCGGAGTTGAAGATGACGTTCGATACATAGTTGCCGAGCACAAAAGCATCACTTCTTTCTTGACGGCCATATCAAGCAGGCGCAAGCTGGATGTTGAACTGAATAACTGGTCGCAGGAACTGAGTGAGGTGGCCTACGATGCCGAAGACTCGATCGATGAGTTCGATTGCCGTCTCCGATCGACACAAGGTTTTTTCAAGTACTTCCTTCGCAGCATAAAATTATTGAAAGATCGCCATAACATAGCTTCAGAGATCAAGAAATTGAAGGTTCAAGTAGAAGATATTAAAAGAAGGCACGATCGCTATTTTCACCCAAATGAAGCTACAATCTCTGGCACCGCCACCGGCTTGGACATGACCGACAGATACTCCGATCCACGGATCATCAGCCACTTTGTAGAGAAAGCTCAACTCGTGGGCATCAACCATAGTAGAGATAAGATCACCGGGTGGGTGATGGACGGGAACTGTCCCCAGCTTACAGTGATTTCTCTCGTCGGCTTCGGTGGTTTAGGAAAGACAACTTTGGCTAAGACTGCCTATGACGATCTTATTATCGTCGAAGGCCACTTCCAATCTCGAGCTTGGATCACAGTGTCACAAAATTACAATATCAAAGAGCTTCTCAAAAAGATTATTCGACAAATTTCCGTCAACGAGAAACAAATCCGAGATGTTTCTGGGTGCCAAGATGCCCGTTTGAACACTGAGCAACTTCTGAACATGATGGACGAGTTGCAACTGGTGCAGACTATCAGAGACCATCTCCATGGAAAGAGGTATTTGCTTGTTCTTGATGACGTTTGGAGCATTGAAGCATGGGAAAGCTTGAGCATTGCATTACCACAAGGTATAGAAGGAAGTAGGGTCATAGTCACTACCCGCATTGAGGATGTGGCATATACAAGTTGTTCTCATAATCgtcaatttatatttaaaatctcTCCTTTATCACCCGAGAAATCTTGGGAGTTATTCTGTAGAAAAGTATTTGATGCACCTGACTATAATTGTCCTCCAGAGCTAGAAAATATTGGCAGAGAAATCGTGCAAAAGTGCGATGGACTGCCACTTGCGATTGTGACAATCGGAGGTCTTCTAGCTTCCAAGCCTGATAATAAATTTGAGGAATGGAAAGAATTGCGCGACCAATTTAGTTTGGAGATACAAACTAATAAAAAGCTGTCGAAGATAGATCAGATACTAGGTTTGAGTTACAATGACTTGCCTTACGATCTCAAGCCttgcttcttgttcttaggcatcTTCCCCGAGGATTATGAGATTGGTCGGAAGCGTCTGATGAGACGGTGGATTGCTGAAGGGATTGTGAGTGACGTAGGTTGCTTCCCCGCTGAGAAAGTCGCTGAGCGCTGCTTCAACGAGTTGGTGAGTCGCAGCTTGGTGCAGCCATCAAAATTCAATTATAATGGGACAGTGAAATCAGGCCGTGTCCATGACATGATGCTCGAAGTCATAATCTCGATATCAAGAAAGGTGAACTTTGCAGTGCTACTGAATGAGCACCCCACGAATCTGCCGCAATATCAGAAGATAAGACGCTTATCATCGCATGAAGGAAGCAGTGGACTAGTGCCTAACACTGATCTATCCCACCTCCGATCCTTCACTTCATTTGGTGAGGATGTACCACCACTGAAGGATTATAGAAAACATAGGCTGTTGAGGGCAATTGACCTGGAAGGATGTACAGCAGTTTATCATTTCCACCGCAAGAGCTTTTCCAAGTTGTTTCTTTTGAAGTACTTGTCTCTAAGAAATACTGAATTATCTGAATTGCCAGATTCAATAGGAGATTTGCAGAATCTAGAGTTTTTGGATATAAGAGGAAATGCTATTAAAGAACTACCCAATACCATCGTCAAACTCCAAAAACTGGTTTATCTGCTTGCTGGTCGTTTTTGTAGAAATCCTAATTTCATAAACTTGAAGGTCCCGAAAGAAATAAGAAAGTTGAAAGGACTTCGCGCGTTTGGAACGGCAAGTGTTGATGATAATGTGCAGTTGCTACAGGAGATTGGTGAGCTTGTCAACCTCGAGATGCTTAGCATCTGTTTTGGTGATTATGATGTATCACATGGAATGCTGAAGGAGATTAATCCCCTGCTCTCGAAGCTCAATGGCAGTCTTCGATCACTAACAATTATACAGTCATTTGTTAATTTGAAAAAGGCACTCGATGAGGTAGCTTCGCCGCCATTGTTGCTCTGCAAGCTTCATATACAAACCATTCTTGGCGGACTGCCTGGTTGGTTTGCATCTCTGAAGCAGGTTGTTAAGATAACTCTGTGCAACACACAACTGCAGCTCCAGGATCTGCAAGTCTTGAGAAATCTCCACACTTTGGTCAAGCTTGTCCTAGAAACTCGCTCATTCGTTAGATATGAACAGGATTTGGTCTTCGATCAGAGATGGTTCACAAATCTCAAGTTCCTGAAAATTCGACGGCAGTGTGTGAGTTTCGGAGAAGGTACGCTCCAAAGCCTCGAAATTCTTAAAATGTCTTTTTTTTTCCCTGGATGGAGCATCAAGGGCATAGAACATCTGCATGGGCTAAAGGAGATTCACGTGGACACTAGTGATATGCATATAAAAGAGATGGTAAAAAATATTGCAGCAAACCATTCAAATCGTCCCAAATGTTTTGCAATAACAAACCGGTTTGCTTAA